The following are encoded together in the Brassica napus cultivar Da-Ae chromosome A9, Da-Ae, whole genome shotgun sequence genome:
- the LOC106421046 gene encoding cysteine-rich receptor-like protein kinase 11, whose protein sequence is MKTSSLFPIILCFVLISFGGSSVSAQTCMNNGNFRSNGTYDANRRLILSSLPSNVTDQDGFFYNGLIGQEPNRVYARGMCIPGSTLEDCSDCIKTASDGLMESCPNQTEAYWWRGEPTLCLVHYSNKSISSSANLDPRVTLTNTGDLTSNLTEFTKIWEDLLVRMIDVASTPKSTPSSSNNYYTANSAVLETFQDIYALMQCTPDLSSGDCEYCLRQSARDYQSCCGQKRGGVVMGRSCFFRWDLYTYSKASFENITVVSSPPPVNVPQAAGDGDENTTVNEKSSKGISAGIVAAITVPILVTILIVLVLGLVLCRRRKSYQRTEIETDSDISTEDSSQYDFKTIEAATNKFSSTNKLGEGGFGEVYKGKLPNGTEVAVKRLSKNSGQGTREFRNEAVLVSKLQHRNLVRLLGFCMEGGEKILIYEFVPNKSLDYFLFDFEKQSQLDWTRRYKIIGGIARGILYLHQDSQLIIIHRDLKASNILLDVNMIPKISDFGLSTIFGMEQTQGNTHRVAGTYAYMSPEYAMHGQYSMKSDIYSFGVLVLEIISGKKNSGVYKMDETSTCGNLVTYAWRLWRKGSPLELVNPAIGRNYQGNEVTRCIHIALLCVQDNPNDRPMLSTIILMLASNTVTLPVPQLPGFFTRSMHRLDPLSDELVVSSQSTNKTFPH, encoded by the exons ATGAAGACGAGTAGTTTGTTTCCAATAATACTCTGTTTTGTCCTCATAAGCTTTGGTGGTTCATCAGTTTCAGCACAAACATGTATGAACAATGGGAATTTTAGATCCAACGGCACGTACGATGCAAATCGCCGACTCATCCTCTCCTCTCTTCCTTCCAATGTCACAGATCAAGACGGCTTCTTCTACAACGGTTTGATCGGACAGGAACCAAACCGTGTCTACGCAAGAGGGATGTGCATCCCAGGATCAACTTTGGAGGACTGTTCTGATTGTATCAAGACCGCATCTGATGGTTTGATGGAGAGTTGTCCTAACCAAACAGAAGCATATTGGTGGCGAGGTGAGCCCACGCTTTGCCTTGTCCATTACTCCAACAAATCTATCTCCAGTTCTGCAAATCTGGATCCGCGTGTAACTCTCACAAACACTGGAGATCTAACCTCAAATCTAACAGAGTTCACGAAGATATGGGAAGACTTATTAGTTCGTATGATTGATGTAGCGTCTACACCAAAAAGCACGCCGTCCTCTAGTAATAACTATTATACAGCGAATAGTGCAGTCTTAGAAACTTTCCAGGATATATATGCATTGATGCAGTGCACACCGGATCTTTCATCTGGTGATTGTGAATATTGTCTGCGACAGAGTGCAAGAGACTACCAGTCATGCTGTGGTCAGAAGCGAGGAGGCGTTGTTATGGGGCGAAGCTGCTTTTTCCGTTGGGATTTGTATACATACTCTAAGGcttcttttgaaaacattacggtggtttcttctcctcctcctgtgAATGTGCCACAAGCTGCAGGCGATGGAGATGAAAACACGACCGTCAATG AAAAAAGTAGCAAAGGAATTTCAGCTGGAATTGTCGCGGCCATTACCGTTCCGATTCTTGTTACCATCTTAATAGTGCTTGTTCTAGGTCTCGTTCTATGCCGGAGGAGAAAATCATACCAAAGAACTGAGATTGAAA CTGATAGTGATATTTCAACTGAGGATTCATCTCAATACGATTTTAAGACAATTGAAGCTGCAACAAATAAGTTTTCAAGCACTAATAAGCTCGGGGAAGGTGGATTCGGTGAGGTTTACAAG GGTAAGTTACCAAATGGGACTGAAGTAGCTGTGAAGCGACTGTCGAAAAATTCAGGGCAGGGCACAAGAGAGTTCAGGAACGAGGCTGTTCTTGTGTCAAAACTTCAACATAGGAATCTGGTTAGGCTTCTTGGATTCTGTATGGAAGGAGGAGAAAAGATTCTCATATATGAATTTGTTCCCAACAAAAGCCTTGACTACTTCTTATTCG ACTTTGAAAAGCAAAGTCAGCTAGACTGGACTCGGCGTTACAAGATCATTGGAGGGATTGCTCGAGGGATTTTATATCTTCATCAGGATTCACAGCTGATAATCATTCATCGTGACCTCAAAGCCAGCAACATTCTCTTAGATGTCAACATGATCCCAAAAATTTCAGATTTCGGATTGTCAACCATCTTTGGAATGGAGCAAACTCAAGGCAATACCCACAGAGTTGCTGGAACCTA TGCTTACATGTCTCCTGAGTACGCAATGCATGGTCAATACTCTATGAAATCTGACATTTACAGCTTCGGAGTATTAGTTCTTGAGATTATAAGCGGCAAGAAAAATAGTGGCGTTTACAAGATGGATGAAACTAGTACTTGTGGAAATTTGGTCACTTAT gcTTGGAGGCTTTGGAGGAAGGGGTCACCATTAGAGCTGGTGAATCCTGCAATTGGAAGAAACTATCAGGGTAATGAAGTCACTAGATGCATCCATATTGCACTCTTATGTGTTCAAGATAATCCAAATGACCGTCCAATGTTATCAACTATCATCTTAATGCTCGCTAGCAACACAGTTACTTTACCAGTGCCTCAATTACCGGGTTTTTTCACAAGAAGCATGCACAGACTAGATCCTTTATCAGATGAATTAGTAGTGTCGAGTCAGTCAACTAACAAAACTTTTCCTCATTAG